In the Candidatus Dechloromonas phosphoritropha genome, CGGCGCGGTTCGACAAGTTCTCCCATCAGGGTGGTAAAAATTTCGTCGGCAGCAATGGCATCGTCGATCTGAACCCGGAGCAGTCGGCGCACCTTCGGATCCATGGTCGTTTCCCACAACTGTTCCGGGTTCATTTCGCCAAGCCCCTTGTAACGCTGCTTGCTGATTCCGCGTTCGACATCGGCGAGTAGCCACTTCATGGCATCGCCGAAATTGCTGACCGCCTGTTTTTTTTCACCGCGCACCATCAATGCGCCCGGACCGAAGAGGTCGGCAAGGGTTTCCGCAGTCCGCCGCAGTTGCAGGTAATCCCCGGAGAGCAGCAAGTCATCGTCAATCAGACCCACCTTGAGGTTGCCATGGTGAATTTTCTCGACACGCAATGTCCACACCTCCTGGATATCGTCAAACCGTGGCACGATGCGGATTGCGCTTGAAACCTGCCGGGCTACCAGTTCCGCACTTGCCTTCGCACTCTCTTCCGAACCAAGGTCCACCTTCAGGTTATGCTGGACAAGCGCCTTAAGTACCTCGGGATCGACCAGATGCGATATGCGCTCGATGACCGCTTCGGTCAACAGCCATGAACGCGCCAATTCCTCCAGTGCCGAACCAGTGATTGGCTCAGTCCCCACTCTCGCGGTAAGACTTGCCTCGTCCATTGCCATGCGCAGCAGGAATTGATGGTATTCCTGGTCATCCTTGAGATAACGCTCGGTCTTTCCGTGCTTTACCTTATAGAGCGGCGGCTGCGCGATATACACATAGCCACGCTCAATCAACTCCGGCATCTGCCGGTAGAGCAGCGTCAGCAGCAGTGTCCGGATATGTGCACCATCCACGTCGGCATCGGTCATGATAATGATGCGGTGGTAGCGCAGTTTCTCAATTTTGAATTCATCCTTACCAATGCCGGTACCGAGAGCCGTGATCAGCGTGACAATCTGGTCACTGGAAATCAGTTTGTCGAAACGCGCCTTCTCGACATTGAGAACCTTGCCGCGAAGCGGAAGAATTGCTTGGAACTTGCGGTCGCGACCCTGCTTGGCCGAGCCACCCGCTGAATCACCCTCGACAATGTACATTTCGCATAGCGCTGGATCCTTTTCCTGGCAATCAGCGAGCTTTCCCGGTAGCCCAATGCCATCAAGGACACCCTTGCGCCGCGTCATCTCGCGCGCGCGTCGCGCTGCTTCCCGAGCCCGCGAGGCTTCGACAATCTTTCCCGTTATAACCTTGGCATCAGCCGGCCGTTCAAGCAGGAAATCTGCCAGCTTCTGAGCAACCACTTCTTCAACTGCCGGCCTGGCTTCCGACGAGACAAGCTTCATCTTTGTCTGCGAGGAAAATTTCGGATCAGGCATCTTCACCGAGAGTACGCAGGCCAGTCCCTCCCGCATATCGTCGCCGGCAATCTCAACCTTGGCCTTCTTGGCAATCTCGTTTTCGTCGATGTACTTGTTGATGACCCGGGTCATCGCCATGCGTAACCCAGTCAGGTGCGTGCCACCATCCGACTGCGGGATGTTGTTCGTGAAACAGAGAACTTGCTCCTGGTAGGAATCGTTCCACTGCATCGCGACTTCAACACCGATGGTTACACCGGTATCGCCAACCTTGGCTTCGCCGGCGGAATAGAAGACATTCGGGTGCAGAACCGTCTTCGTCCGGTTGATGTACTGTACGAAACTCTTGACACCACCGGCAAACGCAAAATCCTCTTCCTTGCCGCTACGTTGGTCGATCAACCGGATACGGACGCCATTATTCAGAAATGATAATTCGCGTAGGCGCTTGGCGAGAATTTCGTAGTGAAACTCGATATGTTCGAAAATTTCATCGTCAGCAAGGAAATGTACCTCAGTCCCACGCTTTTCCGTATTGCCAAGTATCTTCAGCGGCGATACCTCAATACCGTCACGAACTTCAATGATGCGCTCGATAGCATGACCACGACAGAACTCCATGAAGTTTTTCTTGCCGTCACGACGGATAGTTAGACGTAACCACTTCGAGAGCGCATTGACACAGGAGACGCCGACCCCATGCAAGCCACCCGAGACCTTGTAGGAATTCTGGTTGAACTTACCACCAGCATGCAATTCGGTCAGGGCGATCTCGGCGGCAGTCCGTCTAGGCTTGTGCTTGTCATCCATCTTGATGCCGGTCGGAATGCCACGGCCATTATCGGTCACACTGATTGAGTTGTCGGTGTGTATTGTCACGACAATATCGTCACAATGCCCAGCTAGCGCTTCGTCAATCGAGTTGTCTACAACTTCAAATACCAGGTGATGCAGGCCGGTGCCGTCCGAGGTATCCCCAATATACATGCCCGGGCGTTTGCGCACGGCCTCCAGGCCTTCAAGGATCTGAATGCTGGATTCACCATAGATCGATACTTCACCCTGCGGGCCGTTTTCATTACTCATTTAATCTTTCCAATTTGAAACTCTACTATTGCTTCAAAATTCAGATACGCATCGGCATGACAACATATTTGAAGCGCTCGTCTCCCGGAATAGTGATCAGGGAACTCGAATTGGCGTCGTTGAAACTCCATTGAATTTCGTTGCTGTGAACATTGTTCAGAACGTCAAGCAGATATCCGACGTTGAAACCGACGTCGATGGCATCGCCTGCGTACTGGACTTCGAGTTCTTCTACCGCTTCTTCCTGCTCGGCATTGGCGGCGACCAAATTCAGACAGTTGTCACCCAGAACAACCCGCACACCCCTGAACTTTTCATTGGTCAGAATCGCGGCCCGGTTCATCGCCTGCACCAGCGCCTGCCGGCCCACAGTCAGGTGATTCCTCAACGTCGACGGAACCACCCGTTCATAGTCAGGGAACTTGCCGTCGATGACCTTGGAAACAAGCACAACAGAACCAAAAGAAAAACGCACTTGATTCGACGCCATGGTTACCGTAAGCGTGTCATCGGTTTCCATCAGGAGACGATTCAGTTCGAGAACCGTCTTGCGTGGAAGAATCATCTCCTGGCGCGGCAAATCGGCTTCGATCTCGGCACTTCCATAGGCCAAGCGATGACCATCCGTCGCCACCGCGCGCAAATCCCTGCCATCAACCAGCAGCAAAAGACCATTCAGATAATACCTGACATCCTGGGTAGCCATGCTGTACTGGGTCTTGCCCAACAACTGACGGAAGGCCTTTTGCGAAATCTGAAACTGTTTCGTCTCGCCTTCGCTCACCGTCATCCGCGGAAAATCATCGGCTGGCAAGGTTTGCAGGGTAAAACGACTCCGTCCCGAACGTACCTGCAACCGTTTGTCCTCAAGAATCAGACTGACCTCCGATCCCTCCGGCAATGAACGCAGAATGTCCTGCAACTTGCGTGCACCGGTTGTTACCGAGCCATCACCGTCACCACCGCTGCCTTGCGCGGCCGTCGTTATCTGTATTTCGATATCGGTTGCAAGGAAGGTAAGGCGGTCACCTTTCTTTTCCAGAAGAACATTGGAGAGTATTGGCAGCGTGTGACGACGTTCAACAATTCCCGACACAGACTGTAATGGTGCCAGAAGCGTGTCTCTTTGGGTTTTGATAAGAATCATAA is a window encoding:
- a CDS encoding DNA polymerase III subunit beta, which gives rise to MILIKTQRDTLLAPLQSVSGIVERRHTLPILSNVLLEKKGDRLTFLATDIEIQITTAAQGSGGDGDGSVTTGARKLQDILRSLPEGSEVSLILEDKRLQVRSGRSRFTLQTLPADDFPRMTVSEGETKQFQISQKAFRQLLGKTQYSMATQDVRYYLNGLLLLVDGRDLRAVATDGHRLAYGSAEIEADLPRQEMILPRKTVLELNRLLMETDDTLTVTMASNQVRFSFGSVVLVSKVIDGKFPDYERVVPSTLRNHLTVGRQALVQAMNRAAILTNEKFRGVRVVLGDNCLNLVAANAEQEEAVEELEVQYAGDAIDVGFNVGYLLDVLNNVHSNEIQWSFNDANSSSLITIPGDERFKYVVMPMRI
- the gyrB gene encoding DNA topoisomerase (ATP-hydrolyzing) subunit B, giving the protein MSNENGPQGEVSIYGESSIQILEGLEAVRKRPGMYIGDTSDGTGLHHLVFEVVDNSIDEALAGHCDDIVVTIHTDNSISVTDNGRGIPTGIKMDDKHKPRRTAAEIALTELHAGGKFNQNSYKVSGGLHGVGVSCVNALSKWLRLTIRRDGKKNFMEFCRGHAIERIIEVRDGIEVSPLKILGNTEKRGTEVHFLADDEIFEHIEFHYEILAKRLRELSFLNNGVRIRLIDQRSGKEEDFAFAGGVKSFVQYINRTKTVLHPNVFYSAGEAKVGDTGVTIGVEVAMQWNDSYQEQVLCFTNNIPQSDGGTHLTGLRMAMTRVINKYIDENEIAKKAKVEIAGDDMREGLACVLSVKMPDPKFSSQTKMKLVSSEARPAVEEVVAQKLADFLLERPADAKVITGKIVEASRAREAARRAREMTRRKGVLDGIGLPGKLADCQEKDPALCEMYIVEGDSAGGSAKQGRDRKFQAILPLRGKVLNVEKARFDKLISSDQIVTLITALGTGIGKDEFKIEKLRYHRIIIMTDADVDGAHIRTLLLTLLYRQMPELIERGYVYIAQPPLYKVKHGKTERYLKDDQEYHQFLLRMAMDEASLTARVGTEPITGSALEELARSWLLTEAVIERISHLVDPEVLKALVQHNLKVDLGSEESAKASAELVARQVSSAIRIVPRFDDIQEVWTLRVEKIHHGNLKVGLIDDDLLLSGDYLQLRRTAETLADLFGPGALMVRGEKKQAVSNFGDAMKWLLADVERGISKQRYKGLGEMNPEQLWETTMDPKVRRLLRVQIDDAIAADEIFTTLMGELVEPRRAFIESNALKARIDI